In Rhodanobacter humi, the following are encoded in one genomic region:
- a CDS encoding sensor domain-containing protein produces MSTAVQSTGGDGPASAFPPELAEHVLRNAPALIACIDTELRFRYVNDTHRRWFGTDPAQLIGRRLSEALDVQSYLAARAALLQALGGQPSHYEGELASGTVRRYVHGHFQPDLDAAGRVRGVITVFTDITERHALELQLRESEQRFFQAFQHAAIGMALVHPDGQFMRVNAALCAMLGYADHELLAHNWRDITHPDDLASSEALARQLLDGGREAFHTEKRYLHRDGHAVHVQLSVSQVRDDAGRLRYVVTQVQDISQRRHFEDTLFRERQLAEATLSSIGDAVLTTDPGLHVTSLNPIAEAMTGWSASEAKGRRMDEVFRLRDADSGAELANPLREAIRRDAIVNLSGKVVLAHRNGFETPIEDSAAPIHDHAGNVIGGVLVCHDVSENRALALKMIHLTQHDTLTGLPNRNLLPVRIEQAVHRAALHDRRCALLYLDMDHFRRINEALGYEGGDQVMQAVAQGLRETLREDETLYRYNGDEFVLLLPRVDEACEATVLAERLLHQCARIALPGVASLQAGASIGVSVFPDDADDADALLRHAGTAMYEMKVAGRGGWRRYTAAMGERAATLRNIEGALRDALAHDALALHYQPMVDARSGRIVGAEALLRWQVDGHDVFMPDQFIPVAEDSGLIAELGEWVLQRACMQSRHWRQRGRLLPISVNVSPLQFRHERFQPQLDALLGAYGIGPGQLELELTERTMMAGGDATTRLLQRIRQHGVRLSLDDFGTGYCSLSYLRHFPVDALKIDRSFVHDVTADSDTAAITRTIVAMARSLGKTVIAEGVETAAQADFLREAGCTLLQGFHFGMPMPAAELERWMAASAA; encoded by the coding sequence ATGTCCACGGCAGTGCAGTCCACCGGCGGTGATGGGCCCGCTTCCGCGTTTCCGCCGGAGCTGGCCGAACACGTGCTGCGGAACGCCCCGGCGCTGATCGCCTGCATCGACACCGAGCTGCGCTTCCGCTACGTCAACGACACCCATCGCCGCTGGTTCGGCACCGATCCCGCGCAGCTGATCGGCCGGCGCCTCAGCGAGGCGCTGGATGTGCAGAGTTACCTCGCCGCCCGCGCCGCGCTGCTGCAGGCGCTGGGCGGCCAGCCGTCGCATTACGAGGGCGAGCTCGCCAGCGGCACGGTGCGCCGCTACGTGCACGGGCATTTCCAGCCCGACCTCGACGCCGCGGGCCGGGTGCGCGGCGTCATCACCGTGTTCACCGACATCACCGAGCGGCACGCGCTGGAGCTGCAGCTGCGCGAGAGCGAGCAGCGCTTCTTCCAGGCGTTCCAGCACGCCGCGATCGGCATGGCGCTGGTCCATCCGGACGGCCAGTTCATGCGCGTCAACGCCGCGCTGTGCGCGATGCTCGGCTATGCCGACCACGAACTGCTCGCGCACAACTGGCGCGACATCACCCACCCGGACGACCTCGCCAGCAGCGAGGCGCTCGCGCGCCAGCTGCTCGACGGCGGCCGCGAGGCCTTCCACACCGAGAAACGCTACCTGCACCGCGACGGCCACGCCGTGCACGTGCAGCTCAGCGTCTCGCAGGTGCGCGACGACGCCGGCCGGCTGCGCTACGTGGTCACCCAGGTGCAGGACATCAGCCAGCGCCGCCACTTCGAGGACACGCTGTTCCGCGAGCGCCAGCTGGCCGAGGCCACGCTGAGCTCGATCGGCGACGCGGTGCTGACCACCGACCCCGGCCTGCACGTGACCTCGCTCAACCCGATCGCCGAGGCGATGACCGGCTGGAGCGCCAGCGAGGCCAAGGGCCGGCGCATGGACGAGGTGTTCCGGCTGCGCGACGCGGACAGCGGCGCGGAGCTGGCGAACCCGCTGCGCGAGGCGATCCGCCGCGACGCGATCGTGAACCTGTCCGGCAAGGTGGTGCTGGCCCACCGCAACGGCTTCGAGACGCCGATCGAGGATTCCGCCGCGCCGATCCACGACCACGCCGGCAACGTGATCGGCGGCGTGCTGGTCTGCCACGACGTCAGCGAGAACCGCGCGCTGGCGCTGAAGATGATCCACCTCACCCAGCACGACACGCTCACCGGCCTGCCGAACCGCAACCTGCTGCCGGTGCGCATCGAGCAGGCGGTGCACCGCGCCGCGCTGCACGACCGCCGCTGCGCGCTGCTGTACCTGGACATGGACCACTTCCGGCGCATCAACGAGGCGCTCGGCTACGAGGGCGGCGACCAGGTGATGCAGGCGGTGGCGCAGGGCCTGCGCGAGACGCTGCGCGAGGACGAGACGCTGTACCGCTACAACGGCGACGAATTCGTGCTGCTGCTGCCGCGCGTGGACGAGGCCTGCGAGGCCACCGTGCTGGCCGAGCGGCTGCTGCACCAGTGCGCACGCATCGCGCTGCCGGGCGTCGCGTCGCTGCAGGCCGGCGCCAGCATCGGCGTCAGCGTGTTCCCCGACGACGCGGACGACGCCGACGCGCTGCTGCGCCACGCGGGCACCGCGATGTACGAGATGAAGGTGGCCGGCCGCGGCGGCTGGCGCCGCTACACCGCCGCGATGGGCGAGCGCGCCGCCACGCTGCGCAACATCGAGGGCGCGCTGCGCGATGCGCTGGCGCACGACGCACTGGCGCTGCACTACCAGCCGATGGTGGACGCACGCAGCGGCCGCATCGTCGGCGCCGAGGCGCTGCTGCGCTGGCAGGTCGACGGCCACGACGTGTTCATGCCCGACCAGTTCATCCCGGTGGCCGAGGACAGCGGACTGATCGCCGAACTCGGCGAATGGGTGCTGCAGCGGGCCTGCATGCAGTCGCGGCATTGGCGGCAGCGCGGGCGGCTGCTGCCGATCTCGGTGAACGTGTCGCCGCTGCAGTTCCGCCACGAGCGCTTCCAGCCGCAGCTCGACGCGCTGCTGGGCGCCTACGGCATCGGCCCCGGCCAGCTGGAGCTGGAACTGACCGAGCGCACCATGATGGCCGGCGGCGACGCCACCACCCGGCTGCTGCAGCGCATCCGCCAGCACGGCGTGCGGCTGTCGCTGGACGACTTCGGCACCGGCTACTGCAGCCTGTCCTACCTCAGGCACTTCCCGGTCGACGCGCTGAAGATCGACCGCAGCTTCGTGCACGACGTGACCGCCGACAGCGACACCGCCGCGATCACCCGCACGATCGTCGCGATGGCGCGCAGCCTCGGCAAGACGGTGATCGCCGAGGGCGTGGAAACCGCCGCGCAGGCCGACTTCCTGCGCGAGGCCGGCTGCACCCTGCTGCAGGGCTTCCATTTCGGCATGCCGATGCCCGCCGCCGAGCTGGAACGCTGGATGGCCGCCAGCGCTGCCTGA